From the Oryzias latipes chromosome 22, ASM223467v1 genome, one window contains:
- the LOC101172371 gene encoding 5-hydroxytryptamine receptor 1D: MEFENSSLDYLTFNSTESSNKSAAPTWSEDMLLGLQVSLSVLLALVTLATVLSNAFVITTIFLTRKLHTPANFLIGSLAVTDLLVSILVMPISILYTVSKTWSLGQIVCDIWLSSDITFCTASILHLCVIALDRYWAITDALEYPKRRTMRRAAMMVGVVWVISISISMPPLFWRQAKAHEELTECVVNTDQISYTLYSTFGAFYVPTVLLIILYGRIYMAARSRILKTPCSSGKRFTTAQLIQTSAGSSLCSLNSTSHQEAHLHSGSTRSGGSPLFMNSVKVKLADSVLERKRLCAARERKATKTLGIILGAFIVCWLPFFVGTLVLAICKECWFHPILFDLFTWLGYLNSLINPVIYTAFNDEFKQAFQKLIKCRRNF; this comes from the coding sequence ATGGAGTTTGAGAATAGCTCTTTGGATTACCTCACCTTTAACAGCACAGAGAGTTCCAACAAGTCTGCAGCACCAACCTGGAGTGAGGACATGCTCCTTGGCCTCCAGGTCTCCCTGTCCGTCCTGTTAGCCCTTGTTACTCTGGCTACTGTGCTTTCCAATGCCTTCGTCATCACCACCATCTTTCTGACCAGGAAGCTCCACACACCAGCCAACTTTCTGATTGGCTCTCTTGCTGTCACGGACCTGCTGGTGTCTATTTTAGTCATGCCAATAAGCATCCTCTACACTGTCAGCAAAACCTGGTCCCTGGGGCAGATTGTTTGCGACATTTGGTTATCGTCTGACATCACCTTTTGCACGGCCTCCATCTTGCACCTGTGTGTGATTGCATTGGACCGTTACTGGGCAATCACAGACGCGCTGGAGTACCCGAAGCGTCGCACCATGCGCCGCGCGGCGATGATGGTCGGGGTTGTGTGGGTGATTTCTATATCCATATCCATGCCTCCACTTTTCTGGCGGCAGGCTAAAGCACACGAGGAACTGACGGAGTGCGTGGTGAATACAGATCAGATTTCCTACACCCTATATTCCACCTTCGGCGCCTTCTATGTTCCCACAGTGCTTCTCATCATCCTCTATGGACGGATTTACATGGCTGCACGTTCTCGCATTTTAAAGACCCCTTGCTCGTCTGGAAAGCGCTTCACCACAGCACAGCTCATCCAGACCTCTGCAGGCTCATCTCTCTGTTCTCTTAATTCTACCTCCCACCAGGAAGCACACCTACACTCTGGCAGCACAAGAAGTGGAGGGTCACCTCTGTTCATGAATAGTGTGAAAGTAAAGCTGGCAGACAGCGTGCTGGAGAGGAAACGTCTGTGTGCAGCACGGGAGAGGAAAGCCACCAAGACGCTGGGCATCATTCTGGGTGCCTTTATCGTCTGTTGGCTCCCATTCTTTGTTGGTACGCTGGTCCTGGCCATATGTAAGGAATGCTGGTTTCACCCCATTCTGTTTGATCTCTTCACCTGGCTTGGATACCTAAACTCCCTCATCAACCCAGTCATCTACACTGCATTCAACGATGAGTTCAAGCAGGCTTTCCAGAAACTCATTAAATGCAGACGAAACTTCTGA